A stretch of the Bombyx mori chromosome 12, ASM3026992v2 genome encodes the following:
- the SCRB3 gene encoding scavenger receptor class B member 3, whose translation MKMVSSGVKSGLFMGFGSALVLIGAIVVVYWPSLFMAQLQRMMILSPTSTSFGIWQETPIPMYLECYMFNITNADKILAKEDVILKVEQLGPYVFRESHSKVNLTWNDNSTITFYNQRFWHFDQNLSKGSLSDEIISINPIIATVAYIVRHQPRVVKVSVDVFLRMFHDDLFLKANVSSWLFEGIEDPVLEMAQKFPDLPLNIPYDKFGWFYERNGSREFDGSFIMNTGAADFSRLGNIELWKYSPRTVFRDHCGDVKGSTGELWAPELGQPELFVFASDICTYLTLHKKEDVLIENIEGVRYAANDSLFDNGHKYPAMACYCDEVRDRDCVPPGALNVSLCRLGAPAFVSQPHFLDADPYYPSKIQGLDPQEEHRFSLALEMFTGMPLAVSAQLQINLLIRDVWGISINNVLPDPDTMVPMFWFRQELQVTPEYAHMARVALALRYYTPYALYTLTVIGVVLILVGVVVLIRRLLNSSDTTPLIEESASQENQQ comes from the exons ATGAAGATGGTGTCTTCCGGAGTGAAAAGCGGTCTGTTCATGGGCTTCGGGTCAGCGCTGGTCCTTATCGGTGCTATCGTAGTAGTATACTGGCCTTCCCTCTTCATGGCTCAGTTACAGAGg ATGATGATCCTATCGCCGACCTCAACGTCGTTCGGTATATGGCAGGAGACTCCAATACCGATGTACCTGGAATGCTACATGTTCAACATAACGAACGCGGATAAGATCCTCGCGAAAGAGGACGTAATACTGAAAGTGGAGCAGTTGGGTCCTTACGTGTTCAGGGAGTCACATTCTAAG gTGAACCTGACTTGGAATGATAACAGCACAATCACATTCTACAATCAGAGATTTTGGCACTTCGACCAGAATTTGTCGAAGGGAAGTCTTTCGGATGAGATTATCAGCATCAACCCTATAATAGCG ACTGTGGCGTACATTGTCAGACACCAGCCCAGGGTCGTCAAGGTGTCCGTTGACGTTTTCCTGCGAATGTTCCACGACGACCTCTTCCTGAAGGCGAACGTCTCGTCCTGGCTGTTCGAAGGCATCGAAGACCCGGTTTTGGAGATGGCCCAAAAGTTTCCCGATCTACCCTTGAATATACCGTACGACAAATTCGGATGGTTCTATGAG CGCAATGGCTCGAGGGAATTTGACGGTTCGTTCATAATGAACACGGGAGCGGCGGACTTCTCGCGGCTCGGCAACATTGAGCTGTGGAAGTACTCCCCCAGGACCGTGTTCAGAGACCACTGCGGAGACGTGAAGGGGTCCACCGGGGAGCTATGGGCCCCAGAGCTGGGGCAACCCGAGTTGTTCGTCTTCGCGTCCGACATATGCAC ATACCTGACACTGCACAAGAAGGAAGACGTGCTGATAGAAAACATAGAGGGCGTTCGGTACGCGGCCAACGACTCGCTGTTCGACAACGGACACAAATATCCCGCAATG GCGTGCTACTGCGACGAGGTTAGGGACCGGGACTGCGTGCCCCCCGGCGCCCTCAACGTGTCCCTGTGCCGCCTGGGAGCCCCGGCCTTCGTGTCCCAGCCGCACTTCCTGGACGCGGACCCGTACTACCCCAGCAAGATCCAGGGTCTGGACCCGCAGGA GGAGCACAGGTTCAGCCTGGCGCTGGAGATGTTCACCGGGATGCCGCTGGCCGTATCCGCGCAGCTGCAGATCAACCTGCTCATCAGAGATGTCTGGGGGATAAG TATCAACAACGTGTTGCCGGACCCGGACACGATGGTGCCGATGTTCTGGTTCCGGCAAGAGCTGCAGGTGACGCCGGAGTACGCGCACATGGCCAGAGTCGCTCTTGCGCTTCGATACTACACTCCATACGCGCTCTACACCCTCACC